caatatcataaactttAATTGCATTTTTACTTTTGATATTGCCGATTAACCATTGCTAAATGCTGATTTGTTTCTTGTAATTAGCCTACTAATTCAATGCTTGGTATTCTCCTCTTGTCCTGTTTGTTCTGGGCAACTCAAATTGCTGTTAAACATGGGATATATGGTTCAATATTAGACAAGTGAGTATTAGACAATATTGTTTTCCTTTAGTAGTCTGCTGGGAAGTTAAAAGTACTTATTTTTAAATTGTATAATCTAATATCGGATAAATAAGAAAACGTTACAATACATTGTAGTCTAATATCAAAATTGTGTTTCAATTTTGATTTGCTTGCACAATTACATAACAATGATTTTGTCCCTGTCCCCTTAGGACCTTTGAATTATCAAGGAATATTTTCGTAGAAGAATTTGCAAGCGATACACAAAACCTGAAGCAATGCCTTTTCAGAAGATAGAGACAGGTCACCAGGATGTGGTTCATGATGTGGCGATGGACTACTACGGCAAGTGCCTGGCCACAGCATCGTCTGATATGACCATTAAGATTATTGGTGTGAATGGCTCTTCACACCAGCATCTTGCAACACTGAGTGGCCACCAAGGGCCAGTCTGGCAGGTTGCATGGGCCCATCCCAAGTTTGGTTCAGTGATTTCATCGTGCAGCTATGATGGCCAGGTGATCATTTGGAAGGAAGGGAACAAACCTGATGAGTGGATTCAGGCACAAGTTTTCACCGAGCACAAGAGCTCTGTTAACTCTATTGCATGGGCACCTCATCAGTTTGGCCTCTGCTTGGCTTGTGGTTCCTCAGATGGAAACATCTCTGTCTTTACTGCACGAACTGATGgtggctgggacactacaaggatTGACCAAGCCCATCCGGTGGGTGTGACTTCTGTCACATGGGCTCCAGCTTTGGCCCCAGGTACCCTCGTTGGTTCAGGACTGCTTGACCCTGTACAGAAGCTTGCTTCTGGTGGCTGTGATAACACTGTTAAAGTGTGGAAGCTTTACAATGGTATTTGGAAGATGGACTGCTTTCCTGCTCTTCAGATGCATTCTGACTGGGTGAGAGATGTCGCATGGGCACCATATTTGGGGCTTCCAAAATCTACTATTGCTAGTTCTTCACAGGATGGGACAGTTGTCATATGGACAGTGGCAAAGGAAGGAGATCAGTGGGAGGGTAAAATTCTACATAACTTTCACACCCCTGTTTGGAGAGTATCATGGTCGCTTACTGGGAATATACTAGCTGTagctgatggtgataatattgtcaCGTTATGGAAAGAAGCTGTGGATGGGGAGTGGCAGCAGGTGACAACAGTAGAGCCATGAGATCCTGATTCCTGCTTGAATTTCCTTGTCATGCGACTCTGCCATGGTCTGTGATAAACAGTCAGCTAAATCTACTTGTTCCATGCTTTATTTGCTGAAAACTTCAGATTAGCAGTAGTTTTTCTTAATATGTGGTTCTTGGTAAGGTCCTCTTTGGAATTGTTAGTATGCAGTGATTTCCATTTCTTTGCCTGAAACAAAAGAAATACTTCTCTGCTTATATCCCTGACTAATTAGATTATTAGTGAATTCATTAGTAGTGTATCTTGTGCTGTTTTTTGTTCTTATTTCAATGTTGCATTTCTGCAGCTGCATTTTTGTTGCTTTCAGCTTCAGGTAGCATGTGAAAACTGATTTTGATGGACATGTATTGGTCACAATGTCTATGAACTCCGTATATCATGATGCTTGACTGTCATGTGTAGAAATGGTTGATTAATGGTAAACCTGATTCAATAGCCTTGAAAGTTCCCAACTCTGTGGGCTAATGCATGTTATTCTGTCCTTGGGACTGATATATTGGTTTTACAAAATGTTAATTCTAGGAGATGCCGACTAGAGTGGtaattgttgttgaatctcggattttgatgatgaagtcaattgtcatttgttatctaatctatatgttgagataagtgtgcaggattaactacgatgaaagtaagatatgcagtaggagttgcgctggagtcaagacaatgatcacgttgggagttcgagagttcgacggaagttcggacagtcgtcggaggttctgcgggaacaaatccgagaagtccatgagcttgccaaagaagctcgtcggaactcgccaagtggatcgtcgcaagtacaggagttttccggaagtccgcaggagcatcaccgagagtttatcggatgatcgacggaagttcgccggaagaagcgattgacgcaccggagcaagttgcagtaaatgtcttaggaaatatcgtagttagcacaatgattaagttggaaatgggaggtgatctcattaacttaatcttggggcaattgggcccttgaaaaacccaaattgggccgaatggatcaacccattcggaccctgatttctgccaagcggttgaaccgcccaagccaggaggtggcaccacctggactaagtctccgagcgagactaggcggtgcaaccaccccaggcaggaggtggcaccgcttgggctcagtctccgagcgagactgggcggtgcaacctcccctgacaagaggtggcaccgcctgagctcggtcttcgagctctggcaggaggtgcaaccgcctcagtcaggcggtggcaccgcctgagctcagtcttcgagctctggcaggaggtgcaaccgcccctgacaggaggtggcaccgcccaaaggctcagtcttcgagctctgctaggcggtgcaaccgctagatcccggaattccgggaattgatagttttgagctccaaattcaaactgggttggggcctataaataccccacccatttagcactgaaagaaaacaacatatacaccgaaatcctgatcttgttctgtgatttttagagctcaaaattattttaaaggccaaaagttcttctccctcttttcttccaagttctgagctttaaagagaggagagaaaattctacaagggttgtctcctaagcccgtcaaaaggagtgaaactgtaaaaggatggttggccttcgcctattgaaggaaggcctctagttgacgtcggtgaccttgtcggtggaggaagccaaaagtggagtaggtcaagattgaccgaaccactctaaatctcagtttgcatttactttgagcatattatctttactgcaaacatcctctaaagcttactgctttctgcacatatacaatcgggtttcaagctttgcactttccgaatcggcgtttagacgtaaaacagtttcatcgtacgatcatcatatttctgtttgcgtctacgttttgatttctatcataactgcaaactgtctttatatccttgcttaaactgcatctcgcttaatcaagtgatttacgaatcagcatttagacgtaaattagttttttcgtacgaatatcatatttcagtttgcgcctactatctgattagaatcataactgcaaactgcatttatatctttgctgcatctcgcttaaacaaaagttaaagtgatttacgaatcggctttcttatcaaaatcacttttaacgaacgaacgcagtttttattttttgtagaaggttttccgctgcactaattcaccctctcctcttagtgctcttgatcctaacaattgtgaCATATCCAAATCCGTAAAACCTTGGCTATTGAGCttgattattttctttttctcggGTTAGTTTGAAGGAGTTTGTTTCAAGGTACTTTTAAGCATGAGAATTGCATTCATGTTACCCTCTTGGTGTATGATCAACCTTTATTCCATGCAACAATTTTTATGGATCTTTTCTCATCATTGAGCCATGTTGAGTGAAATACACGTATCAAACTAAGAATCACTAAGCCAGTTTTATTTAATTGTTTCCAACTCCATAGCCAGATATAGATGTCCTTTTGTCCTCAGCAGAATGTCCATTTCTAATGCTTTAATTTTGCTTCTTCTGTGTACAGTTGCACACCGACACATGCCTTGATATCTTGTTTGTCACTACTGTGAGCCCAGTAAGTTATATATTGCCTAAATGTTTTAGTACGAAGAATGCATTGGATATGCAGCAAGCAATTCTCACAGTTTAACTTGTGCAATTCATGTCACCATACTTCATATCTGCTTTTATACACATTTTATCAATCCTGTTGGTCTTCAAATTTAAGTGAAATGTTTTAGCTGGGAAGtaaatttgttatatctccttggACAAAAAGATGAAATCAAGATTGCACCTGGATAAAGGCTatcaatattattgagtcttactcttttctcataacattcaaattaaaattttcttctaataactttcattgtttcacaaccagactaataataaaacttgtagattttctactaagtgcatcagttaCAATATTGGCTTTACCCGGATGATAACAAATGGTACAATtagaatcctttagaagttctatctatcTTCGTTGTCTCATGTTTAATTCTTtctgaataaaaatatattttaaacttttatgatcagtaaagacttCAAATGTCCgtctaaaaatatattttaaacttttatgatcagtaaagatttcaaatgttcgtccatacaagtaatgtcttcAAATCTTTAGggtaaaaataattattgttaatttcaaataataagttggataattcagttcataccttttcttgaggcatcagtataaTCTACAAATCCCTTGTTACCATTTGGAATAATTGACTCGTAACCCTTGTGCCTAACAACTATTGTTGATATCTCTAACTCTACGGTGAGGGGGCAAAACCACAGCACTAGATCAGTTCAGAATGAGAACACACACTCCGGATAGATCACAAAATGATACCTGGAATATGTTACTTGTACAAAATGCGGCAACTGTGATGTGTTCCTGCCCTATCACATCATGTCAAGAAGAAAAATCTCCAATCAACTCTTTTAACATAAGATAAATGTGTCAGATCACGGGGCATAGAGAAACCAAAGTGTTTAACATATAATTGTAAGTTTGCATCTCGGACTTGTAGAAAACATCGATACAATAAATTACAAAAGCTGTTTAATTTCAAGTGATACTATCAGATCTGTAAGGTGTTCCTATTCAGGTTTACTTTGATAGTTTGGTTAAGCAACTACAATATTAACTTGGTACAGAAATCCATGAAGAAACCCTTTCTTGCACTTAGAGAAACCATGAATGTCACGTGAGAAGCTCTCTTCAGAGATGAATTCACATACTTTTTCTAAGATTTGAAACTTGGCAGCATGCCTAGTCTATCACAGGCTACTTGTATTAAGTCTAGTCAGgacacaacatgatcctactctttcttttttattcaatGATGCCTTTAACCTCATTTGTTACAGTGTATACATAGTCCATAAAGAACTGTTTTGCCTATAGTTGTTCTCCTCTTCTTGGTCACCATGATACCATGGAAGGAATAAATGAAAATAaaagttattttttataataaaaaaattaaacctTATAAAACACAGATTCTTTCTTCCACCGTATGTTCGAAGAAACAAAGAGCTTCTCTGCCCACCTAGTGAACGTATCCATAATAATCAATCAGATCTAAAGGTCAaaaaaattttgataattttttttatataaagacATTTAGTCCCATAGAAATAAAGAAATTAAGGACTTATAAACCTTCTGAGTCATCTTTATCTTCAAAAATACTTTTTGAAGTTTATAAACTTTGAAATGGTAAAATCGTACGGACATGCCCCAAAATGAACATAAGAGAGCACTGATAAGGAcatttagtctcatattgatTGAAGAGTAAAAGAATCAAGAGTTTATAAACATGAGTCTTAAAAGGATAAAGTCGTCCGGGCACATCCAGAATAGATAATTTTTTGTAAACTTACTGGATCACACCAATGACGATCAAATATTAACTTATCACAACTTACAAGGAGAACATAAATAGAAGTTAgaggtatacatatatatattcagcTCTATGTTCCAAGCCTTCACGTATTAAGAAGACCGACTCTTATAATTTTGGAGGAAGAATCCACTCCACCTTGTAAGCAAAGGCCTCTTTGTGCACAAAAGCATCTAACGAACATCGTCAAGAgcaccctttatcatcaacaaaatttaacaaatgtattatcatgataaataattttttcattattttttatacttttgacttaaaaaaaatattccaACATGTCAAGCTTTTCCACCCTCTCCCTCCATCAAGCTTAACAATATAATTTATAGTAGAGTACTTGGAAGGTAAATGTTAATGACACATCTTTAATATCAAATAATAGTGAAAATGACATACTtattgaattttagattttgatgatgaaatcaattgatgaagttaacgATCTTCGAGTGACGTAGGATTAGCTTcaatcaaaagaaagataaatcgattaaagtagtgaAATCATATGTTGAGTCagaacatgtcaagagattggacgtAGAGCCGAacgatcgatcgacgtgtcggcataagactttgtgctatgagttcgagcatcaggccagaaggatcggacattgcgccaaggagatcggatgttgcgaaggtcaacatgtcgattgggcaatacgttgcaagagaggacgatgcaccaaaaggatcagacgaagcgttagataaaccaatgacatgtcgcacAACATAATATTATGTTTGTAACTAATtgagtctagattgaagtagttgtgattgtaattgagttggttttgaaaggaaccctactaacttaattaggggcccattgggcctgagttaggACTGTTTTGGGCCTAGTGAAAAATTCATTCAGTGACTCAAGGATAGGTGGAACTACCCATGAcctggaaaagtcaagagcacacttttttaggctatcaagtggtagtactatcaagtcaagcagtggtattacccagacatagtctcccagaccaTGTCACGTGGTGATACCACCTAGTCtaagtgctgcaagcggtggtaccgcccagcataggtggtggtaccactaggacccaagaaacccgggatgagatcttttttagctctatttttgaagtcatttagggtctataaactcTTTCTCCtaaagttagaagttttctaagggagaagtaaggtctaaaagagaggtgtaaaaggttatctcctaagcctgtgaaaagaagaaagagttgtaaggatagttaatCTTCACCTGTTAAAAGAATATCGATAGTAGAAGTTGatggtctcgagtgaagaggaatcgggagtagatgtaggtcacgatgatcgaaccactataaatatggtttgcatttactttctgctttttatttatattacaaactgataaatttaaattagttggtaaaaattataaattactaaaaaatgatcatgcttctttttctaatgaatttaaaaaattaaaaaatgagcataataattgcatgttaaacttttgtactaaatgtgaagaattagattcatgcaaaaagaaaaaattattattataacaaatgttagataaatttaaaattaatagtaaatctttaaacatggttcttgtcaataagagtcatgttcatagaaaggaatgaattggctttatgagtaacattcaataaaagccaactatcttcattaaaggacccacattatatgtttcccatgaaaatagatataatttttatggtaaatGTGGTCATTttgctttaaatatttatttaaaaagtatatgaaagttcctaaaggaaccatgaatgtcTTAATaccaaaaattaaaatagatagaTCCAACCAtgaagtcaaatgggtacctaaaggaaATCCACAtttcttgtagacatctctatAATTGAAAGCTacgagcaaaaataaaattttgataatggatgctcaaggcttatggttggagatccaacacacttcacaaagctcaatagctgaaataaaatgattttgattgaaaatagtttatgtttaataaaatcatgcttgatgatttaatgatttaattatacatgataatttaataatttaattatatataatgatttgatgtaatgatgatttttatgatttatgatttattgatcttgatgatttttatgataaaatttatttttttcggttttaaacaataatacatatttttatttgatataaaagacaaagacatgcttgtgtaaaataaatcacataaatcgaAATACATAAAAAGGTAATGCATTTTTCTAGAAGATTTCTCTCtcactatcttatcgatttttcaataagagattgatgaatttatgttattttatgaatttcttgaactatgaaagtgattttaatgatttaaatttgaataacatttatccaaatctttcacattatacttgagatttattctaaatGAATCAAGGTCTTTTATtctcttatatttctttttgtcatttacgaaagaggaaaattatccaaatgaatcatgattgttcttttaaatataacttgaaagttttctttgaattaagatttttccttttactaaagaagagattcatccaaacgaatcttCTTCTTTCACCTGAtatttatgaattgagatttattatgaataaagacttttcattaattgtcctccTATAATTCTTCCTTATATTTTCTAAAGAAgtgatatattcaaattaaccatgatatgtcacttgacttcttgatgttatGACTttgattttattatgtataattgctttgtatttatgatttgtacatCTCATTATATgcttgaatcattgatgtaaaaaagaaaaaaatacactattgtattcttctcttctttttgataataacaaaaagggagaaagtcttgctagcttgcacatcgtaaagaaaacaaaaattgatagcttgcacattttaaggaaagaaaaattactagcttacaaaaagaagtaaaaaattgctagcttgcacattgcaaaagaaagcaaaattgctatgttacacatttcaaagaaatagaaacttgctatcttacacatctcaagagaagtactAGTTTactcatctcaagagaagcaaaacttactaGCCTTCATGCTTCAAAGAGGAGTAACACTTGTTGGCTTGCATATTCTTAAGTAATGTAAATCTTGCTAAACTACAAGcttgaaaacttgctagttgcacttcttctttttgttgatgacaaagggggagaagttatgattattatcatgttaggatcaagagcgatactaagaggggggttgaattagtatagtagataAAATCATCGATTTGAATAATTCTTCATTCGATTAAGTCAATATCGGAGAGATAACTTCAAATATCATTCGTAAGCGAAGTGAAAGCAATAAGCcggtaaggtagtttgcagtaaagataaattgcaagattggaaatgcaaaccaagttttatagtgattcggtcgttgtgacctacatacactccgttgattcctcttccattgaggccactggcatccactaatgattttccttcaatgggcaaagatcaactacccttacaactcgattctcctttcgacaagttcaggagagaacctatataacccccttcactcctctcttaaacaagactaacacttggAGCTtgagagtgttaggatcaagaggtcgacactaagagggaggatgaattagtgcagcggataaaatcacgtcttcaaaaatattttgtttcgataaaaccaatttcgtaaagatagcttgaaagcatatgtaaatgtattgaaggcagtaagctattaaagatgtttgcagtaaagataaaatgcaggaagtaaatgcaaaccagagaacacagtagttttagagtggtttggtcaacgtgacctacctccactatcggcttcctcctccgacgaggtcactagcgtccactagaggccttccttcattaggcgaaggccaatcaccttttacatccctcttctccttttaccgggtttaagagataacccttacaagcactcactctcctctctaaacagaaatctaagtttaagctagaggagggaatacacttatgatcacagcagcgttttctctcttttaatctctctgtgcttgtgtgctttaaccagggatgagaggggtatttataggcttcaagttgattcaaatgtggagcctaaaactttcccatcccgagttccccaggcacgggcggtactaccgcttgcattaggcggtaccaccgcctagtgtcagtcgacactaacactatcttgggtggtaccaccacccaggtctggcggtaccatcacccaggtggtagtgctgggcggtaccaccacccagactggtggtaccaccgcctggcaccctgctaggggtggtacaaccgcctagactggcggtaccaccgcctaacacaatctcgaagactatgccataatagtgagacttcttggggtactatttgggcctcttattaggcccaatacagtccttatatgggcctagctggcccctaattgggttggcccaaatccaaacctaattacatgttaactacgaaatctaagacataatctgagctaaacaagtccgtaagtctattcttccggcgagcttccggcaaacctccaacgatctctcggcaatgttctagcggactcccagcaaactcctagacttcacaacaatcttcttggcgagt
This genomic stretch from Musa acuminata AAA Group cultivar baxijiao chromosome BXJ3-9, Cavendish_Baxijiao_AAA, whole genome shotgun sequence harbors:
- the LOC135650188 gene encoding protein transport protein SEC13 homolog B-like, which produces MPFQKIETGHQDVVHDVAMDYYGKCLATASSDMTIKIIGVNGSSHQHLATLSGHQGPVWQVAWAHPKFGSVISSCSYDGQVIIWKEGNKPDEWIQAQVFTEHKSSVNSIAWAPHQFGLCLACGSSDGNISVFTARTDGGWDTTRIDQAHPVGVTSVTWAPALAPGTLVGSGLLDPVQKLASGGCDNTVKVWKLYNGIWKMDCFPALQMHSDWVRDVAWAPYLGLPKSTIASSSQDGTVVIWTVAKEGDQWEGKILHNFHTPVWRVSWSLTGNILAVADGDNIVTLWKEAVDGEWQQVTTVEP